GCCCATTGGTTTTATCTTTAGCCTGGGTGTCATGATGGGATTTCTAGTCGGTGCGGTTATTGTATATCAAATACTTTATACTGGTGTTTCCGATCACCTAGCAGAGTATGCAACGCTGAAGGCAATGGGATATGCAGATATTTACTTTCTAGGTGTCGTTTTACAAGAGGCCTTGATTTTAGCTATTTTAGGCTATACACCTGGTTTTATTTTATCTGTTTTCTTGTATGATTTTGCACAAAATGCAACATTATTACCTATTGTAATGAATGTTTATCGGGCTTCTGGAGTACTAATATCGACAATTTTTATGTGTTCTATTGCTAGTGCATTTGCAATAGTTAAATTACGTTCTGCCGATCCATCTGATATTTTCTAATTTTCTTGTCATTCACTAGTTAATCCAATGTTAAACTATGAAAAAGCTAAAATTTTTTTTTCTGATTACTGATATTGGCTTTATTTTATATTGGAGCATAACTTTACTGCATTTAATTCCTGATAGATATTTATTTAAGGATTATACAAATCCTATATTAGTTGCTTGGAATTTTTCCTTTTTACCTTTAGATTTGCTAATATCTTTTACAGGGTTATTAAGCTTATTTCTTTATCAAAAAGGTAAAATAGTTTGGATAAAATTTGCGTTAACATCATTAATACTGACGTTTTGCTCAGGTCTGCAAGCAATTGCCTTTTGGACGTTAAGACTGGATTTTGACTTGAACTGGTGGCTCCCTAATTTATTTTTACTTATATATCCAATGTTTTTTATTCCTCGGATTATCTCAAATAAAATCGTGGAATGAAAAAGGGCTATGCATTAGTCACATCTTTTATAACAAGCATTTAAAGTCTTCTGACTTCAGATTTTTTAGCTGTTCTTAGAACATAGATAATACTACCCAACTCTAATCTACTTGTCCCACGCATTTAGGACTTTTGCAAAAGGTCTTTTGAGAAACTCAAGCAAAACTCCCACTATTTCCGGTAAAATCAAGTTCTGAGGACTGTGGATTTGGGAGAAACCTGGGGTGCCTACACTTGGCGTTAACATTGATCACATCGCCACCATCCGGCAAGCACGGCGGACGGTAGAACCAGACCCCGTAGCAGCGGCGGTGCTGGCAGAATTAGGCGGCGCAGATGGGATTACAGTACATCTGCGCGAAGATCGGCGGCATATCCAAGACAGAGATGTGCGGATATTGCGGCAAACAGTGCGATCGCATCTGAATTTAGAAATGGCCGCTACAGAAGAAATGCTTGCGATCGCTCTCGATATCAAACCAGATTACGTGACTTTAGTCCCCGAAAAACGCGAAGAAGTCACAACAGAAGGCGGATTAGATATCATCGGGAAAATTGCTAGAATAGGTGAAATCGTCGATAAATTGCAAAGCGCTAGCATTCCAGTTAGTTTATTTATCGATGCCGAGTCAGCACAAATTGAAGCATCTGTCAAGGTACAAGCTCAGTTTATTGAATTGCACACCGGACAATATGCTGAGGCTAAAGATGAAACAAATCGCCACCGAGAATTAGCCATATTAGCTAAAGGTTGTGAACAAGCGATTCAAGCTGGATTGCGAGTCAACGCTGGACACGGACTCACCTATTGGAACGTCTATCCTGTGGCTGCGCTTCCAGGCATGGAAGAACTGAA
This Nostoc sp. C052 DNA region includes the following protein-coding sequences:
- a CDS encoding DUF5360 family protein, whose translation is MKKLKFFFLITDIGFILYWSITLLHLIPDRYLFKDYTNPILVAWNFSFLPLDLLISFTGLLSLFLYQKGKIVWIKFALTSLILTFCSGLQAIAFWTLRLDFDLNWWLPNLFLLIYPMFFIPRIISNKIVE
- a CDS encoding pyridoxine 5'-phosphate synthase, producing MPTLGVNIDHIATIRQARRTVEPDPVAAAVLAELGGADGITVHLREDRRHIQDRDVRILRQTVRSHLNLEMAATEEMLAIALDIKPDYVTLVPEKREEVTTEGGLDIIGKIARIGEIVDKLQSASIPVSLFIDAESAQIEASVKVQAQFIELHTGQYAEAKDETNRHRELAILAKGCEQAIQAGLRVNAGHGLTYWNVYPVAALPGMEELNIGHTIISRAALVGIERAVREMKQAIKG